The following proteins are co-located in the Carassius auratus strain Wakin chromosome 7, ASM336829v1, whole genome shotgun sequence genome:
- the LOC113105915 gene encoding microfibrillar-associated protein 3-like: MISDPEGCYRKPEKMNGYMIIYLVSVISFCGAEALNISAVDGNGRENETEADGGGSVPLVLTKVSQIIAREGNCALIDCNITGDPFPDIQWFNSHGHLLDTEKSDGKWWILDNGVLNITSITFSDRGKYTCTASNAHGKANCTVTLRVVFTNGDMGVYYMVVCLVTFTIIMILNITRLCMMSSHLKKTEKAINEFFRTEGAEKLQKAFEIAKRIPIITSAKTLELAKVTQFKTMEFARYIEELARSIPLPPLIMNCRTFMEEILEVVGVEEMRHTFVRQAPESHGEGAAGTSDDVFTILHERERARERARERSDSPAVDSDDASLHEQPQHIAIQVSVHPQLAAAGCCSEEAPPLSEIVSSEPPLAQVPLEAESEENENKVESVQGGGAAQKTQVIYESHV; encoded by the exons ATGATATCTGATCCTGAGGGTTGTTACAGAAAGCCAGAGAAAATGAACGGATACATGATCATTTATTTAGTGTCTGTGATTAGTTTCTGCGGGGCAGAGGCTTTGAACATCTCTGCAGTGGATGGAAATGGAAGAGAGAATGAGACCGAGGCGGATGGAGGTGGCTCGGTTCCCCTGGTGCTCACCAAAGTAAGCCAGATCATCGCCCGCGAGGGGAACTGTGCTTTAATTGACTGTAATATCACCGGCGACCCATTTCCAGACATCCAGTGGTTCAACTCGCATGGACACCTGCTTGATACTGAGAAAAGTG ATGGTAAATGGTGGATTCTGGACAATGGCGTCCTCAACATCACCAGCATCACGTTCTCAGACCGCGGCAAATACACGTGCACGGCCTCCAATGCACACGGCAAGGCCAACTGCACAGTGACGCTGCGTGTGGTCTTCACCAACGGAGATATGGGTGTTTACTACATGGTGGTGTGTCTGGTGACGTTTACCATCATCATGATTCTGAACATCACTCGCCTTTGCATGATGAGCAGCCATCTGAAGAAAACTGAGAAGGCCATCAACGAGTTCTTTCGCACGGAAGGCGCGGAAAAGCTCCAGAAGGCCTTCGAGATTGCGAAGAGAATTCCTATCATTACCTCAGCAAAAACGCTGGAGCTGGCGAAGGTCACGCAGTTCAAGACCATGGAGTTTGCGCGTTACATCGAGGAGTTAGCACGTAGCATACCGCTGCCGCCGCTGATCATGAACTGCCGCACCTTCATGGAGGAGATCCTCGAGGTCGTCGGCGTAGAGGAAATGAGACACACTTTTGTCCGACAAGCACCTGAGAGTCACGGTGAAGGAGCTGCTGGCACTTCTGATGATGTTTTCACTATCTTGCACGAAAGAGAGCGGGCGAGGGAGCGGGCGAGGGAGCGCAGCGATTCTCCCGCCGTGGACTCGGACGACGCATCGCTTCACGAGCAACCTCAACACATAGCCATTCAGGTTTCGGTTCATCCGCAGTTAGCTGCTGCAGGATGCTGTAGCGAGGAAGCTCCGCCTCTTTCTGAAATAGTCTCCTCTGAGCCCCCATTGGCTCAGGTGCCTCTGGAGGCGGAGTCTGAGGAGAATGAAAACAAGGTGGAGTCTGTACAAGGAGGTGGTGCTGCACAGAAAACCCAAGTCATTTATGAAAGCCATGTGTAA